The following are encoded in a window of Sminthopsis crassicaudata isolate SCR6 chromosome 5, ASM4859323v1, whole genome shotgun sequence genomic DNA:
- the LOC141543110 gene encoding uncharacterized protein LOC141543110 translates to MKETAEPREGETSQAQHEEITLIQEREKQVYRQTFQCQGSQFLHSLEGEKLQSHEEVSQFQKGDILKLWGKENPQPQGEIPILLQRKETKWPPKEDTPLFPLEEDPQYQEKATLQPQRNKMPQGRGEAFASIWGIEVSGSLGKVTPQLRGQARLGAVPEGQWLPSQETRQKTPAEHRAGEHDAVKLGRLRGESQQALGASGKKGPDLGENRLKDTEDGWLQPPSLLPNPRAGELQQRLRNPPSKELVLLGLTPSQQDQTLKRLLELQGEAGRRHQRDREQQRLRVQERLRIARNRRSEEDLLSSRIPPTQPRMQAGPWERREGREERGPALRLMPPVAGCPWAHWVSGPPGRRGPAEVCLEGAAGAATQGKDRAAAGPAGEEH, encoded by the exons ATGAAAGAAACTGCTGAACCTCGGGAAGGAGAAACCTCCCAGGCCCAGCATGAGGAAATCACACTGATTCAGGAAAGGGAAAAACAGGTCTATAGACAGACTTTTCAATGCCAAGGAAGTCAGTTCTTACATTCCCTGGAAGGGGAGAAGTTGCAATCCCATGAAGAAGTCTCACAGTTCCAGAAAGGGGATATTCTAAAATTATGGGGAAAGGAGAATCCACAGCCTCAAGGAGAGATTCCCATTCTGCTTCAAAGAAAGGAGACCAAGTGGCCCCCAAAAGAGGATACGCCTCTGTTTCCCCTGGAAGAGGACCCACAGTACCAGGAAAAGGCAACCTTGCAGCCTCAGAGAAATAAGATGCCGCAGGGTCGAGGAGAAGCATTTGCATCCATATGGGGAATAGAAGTCTCAGGGTCCCTGGGAAAGGTCACCCCACAGCTCCGGGGTCAAGCGAGGCTGGGGGCTGTACCAGAAGGGCAGTGGCTGCCGAGTCAGGAAACCAGACAGAAAACCCCAGCAGAGCACAGAGCTGGGGAACACGATGCAGTCAAGCTGGGGAGACTCAGAGGGGAGAGCCAGCAAGCCTTAGGAGCCAGTGGGAAAAAGGGGCCAGACCTAGGGGAGAACAGACTGAAGGACACGGAGGATGGCTGGCTTCAGCCGCCATCCCTGCTGCCAAATCCCAGGGCTGGGGAGCTCCAG CAACGACTCCGCAATCCCCCCAGCAAGGAGCTGGTTTTACTGGGGCTCACTCCGAGCCAGCAAGACCAGACCCTGAAAAGGCTTCTGGAGCTACAGGGCGAGGCTGGGAGAAGGCACCAGAGGGACCGAGAACAGCAAAGGCTCAGG GTCCAGGAGCGCCTGCGCATTGCCAGGAATCGCCGCTCAGAGGAGGACCTCCTGAGCTCCCGGATCCCTCCCACCCAGCCCCGGATGCAGGCAGGTCcctgggagaggagggaagggagggaggagagaggccCCGCTCTCAGGCTGATGCCGCCTGTAGCTGGGTGCCCATGGGCTCACTGGGTCTCTGGCCCCCCAGGGCGACGTGGCCCAGCAGAGGTGTGCCTTGAGGGAGCAGCTGGAGCAGCGACACAAGGAAAGGACAGGGCTGCTGCAGGCCCAGCGGGAGAG GAACACTAG
- the SPMIP1 gene encoding protein SPMIP1 encodes MARHLNMDTQRLNFWKEEHLKEMMLRCDWHRKYGAKVKAKQMARDATRKGFKLPTLGPKAPPSPPPPPKEPPKASPPVVETPVEAEMFPVPPEIRELLYQGISHDFQGRFNYLQKRRIAKPEDRYLFPITTNFTYGWQLGTPVERKMVSCKMCRIETFFRKNGAFALLDPKDLAL; translated from the exons ATGGCACGGCACCTCAATATGGACACACAGCGACTGAACTTCTGGAAAGAAGAACACCTAAAGGAGATGATGTTGCGTTGTGACTGGCACCGAAAGTATGGGGCGAAGGTGAAAGCCAAGCAGATGGCGAGGGATGCCACAAGAAAGGGCTTCAAACTGCCTACCTTGGGCCCCAAGGCCCCACCTTCTCCTCCACCTCCACCAAAAGAGCCTCCCAAAGCCTCACCTCCCGTTGTGGAGACTCCTGTAGAGGCAGAAATGTTCCCAGTGCCACCTGAAATACGGGAACTCCTTTACCAGGGAATCTCTCATGATTTCCAGGGTCGCTTCAACTACTTGCAAAAACGCAGAATTGCCAAGCCAGAGGATCGCTACCTCTTCCCCATCACTACTAACTTCACCTACGGCTGGCAGTTGG GCACCCCAGTGGAACGAAAGATGGTCTCCTGTAAGATGTGCCGAATAGAAACCTTCTTCCGCAAGAATGGGGCCTTTGCTCTACTGGACCCTAAGGACTTAGCCCTCTGA
- the ATP6V1F gene encoding V-type proton ATPase subunit F has translation MAVRGKLIAVIGDEDTVTGFLLGGIGELNKHRHPNFLVVEKDTTINEIEDTFRQFLNRDDIGIILINQYIAEMVRHALDAHTRSIPAVLEIPSKEHPYDAAKDSILRRARGMFTAEDLR, from the exons ATGGCTGTGCGAGGGAAGCTGATCGCGGTGATCGGAGACGAGGACACTGTCACCGGTTTCCTGCTGGGCGGCATCGGGGAGCTCAACAAGCACCGCCACCCGAACTTTCTGGTGGTGGAGAAGGACACGACCATCAATGAAATCGAGGACACCTTCCG GCAGTTTCTGAATCGGGATGACATCGGCATCATCCTTATCAACCAGTACATTGCAGAAATGGTGCGGCACGCCCTGGACGCCCACACTCGCTCCATACCCGCCGTTTTGGAGATCCCTTCCAAGGAGCACCCCTACGATGCGGCCAAGGACTCCATCCTCCGGCGTGCCCGAGGCATGTTCACGGCTGAAGACCTTCGCTAA